A single Candidatus Deferrimicrobiaceae bacterium DNA region contains:
- a CDS encoding FG-GAP-like repeat-containing protein — protein MMRFNFPGILAMLLIAASISLTGSVASASRQSAALVPLAISGDNDASLRNGTLDRAIVDKLSDRFDIRILSQDGKSDPGALANKARSLGTPYLFEGSLVRIGHSVSIELRIVPSEPGAVGKTVVASALDDAEGQPPPSVGLSPIYRRLITEATANLKLRFFGDDRAGGKGRIPGFSGNLTRSAAFPGNPVSARLADSDRDGKPELIVAFPSEIAIFRIDGDELVEKYRIKEAGTGIFRVETADLDHNGFAEIIAVRFAGGQAISDIWAFDGKDYRKKVAGIPWLLSPVALDKGGSNILGQESDPVTFFKGDIFRLAFDRYGEGEIPDKGGVLPLPPGTGLYSVGTLNSGQAKRIVVFGKGGSISLYDPEGKALGTAPESIRGTDFTPAAVSADSLREGPINIPPRFMAVDLNDDGIEELVALNNLVTPGVFFENVKVQSGAELVAFVQDAGTLRLAWRTPQIGFGVTDAFLVDAEKGPARRIGLLVREKGKLLENLSEWRIVWMR, from the coding sequence ATGATGCGATTCAATTTTCCCGGCATCCTTGCAATGCTCCTGATCGCGGCTTCTATTTCCTTGACCGGATCGGTCGCCTCCGCTTCCCGGCAGAGCGCCGCGCTCGTCCCGCTTGCGATCTCCGGCGACAACGATGCGTCCCTCCGGAACGGGACGCTCGACCGCGCCATCGTCGACAAGCTTTCCGACCGCTTCGACATCCGGATCCTGTCGCAAGACGGCAAATCCGACCCCGGCGCGCTGGCCAACAAAGCGAGATCGCTCGGGACGCCTTACCTGTTCGAGGGCTCCCTGGTCCGCATCGGCCACTCCGTCTCGATCGAGCTCCGGATCGTGCCGAGCGAGCCGGGCGCGGTCGGGAAGACCGTCGTCGCATCCGCGCTTGACGATGCCGAGGGGCAGCCACCCCCGTCCGTCGGACTTTCCCCGATCTATCGTCGATTGATCACCGAAGCCACGGCCAACCTCAAACTCCGCTTTTTCGGGGACGACCGGGCGGGCGGCAAGGGGCGAATTCCCGGGTTTTCCGGGAACCTGACCCGAAGCGCCGCCTTCCCCGGCAATCCGGTCTCGGCCAGGCTTGCCGATTCGGACCGGGACGGAAAGCCCGAGCTGATCGTGGCATTCCCATCCGAGATCGCCATCTTCCGGATCGACGGCGACGAGCTGGTCGAGAAATACCGGATCAAGGAAGCCGGGACCGGCATCTTCCGGGTCGAGACCGCCGACCTCGACCACAACGGCTTTGCCGAGATCATCGCGGTCCGTTTTGCCGGCGGGCAGGCCATCAGCGATATATGGGCCTTCGACGGGAAAGATTATCGGAAAAAGGTCGCCGGGATCCCATGGCTCCTGAGCCCGGTCGCCCTCGACAAGGGCGGGTCGAATATCCTGGGCCAGGAATCGGATCCGGTCACCTTTTTCAAGGGGGACATCTTCCGCCTGGCATTCGATCGTTACGGTGAAGGCGAGATCCCCGACAAAGGGGGTGTGCTCCCATTGCCGCCCGGCACAGGGCTATATAGCGTGGGCACCCTGAACTCGGGGCAGGCCAAGCGGATCGTCGTGTTCGGAAAAGGAGGGTCGATCTCCTTATACGACCCGGAGGGAAAGGCGTTGGGCACCGCGCCCGAATCGATCCGGGGGACCGATTTCACGCCGGCGGCCGTCTCGGCCGATTCGTTGCGCGAGGGGCCGATCAACATTCCGCCAAGGTTCATGGCGGTCGACCTGAACGACGACGGGATCGAAGAACTGGTCGCCCTCAATAATCTTGTCACGCCCGGAGTATTCTTCGAAAACGTCAAGGTGCAGTCGGGGGCCGAACTGGTTGCCTTTGTGCAGGATGCCGGCACGCTGCGCCTTGCCTGGCGAACCCCGCAAATCGGCTTCGGCGTGACCGACGCCTTCCTCGTCGACGCAGAGAAGGGCCCGGCTCGACGCATCGGCCTGCTCGTTCGGGAAAAGGGCAAATTG
- a CDS encoding isochorismatase family protein has translation MVDFMDMEKSVLVVVDIQERLVGAIDPELYRIALKNTQILIEAAGTLSVPIVVTEQYPKGLGRTVAEVEQALEGKPISRYEKSTFSCARDEGFLSHLGSLGRKHAILVGMETHVCVYQTAIDLMRAGYSVFVIDDAVSSRFRHNYESGLRSMIHAGAVVFSTETALFSLLKRAGTPEFKKISSLLK, from the coding sequence ATGGTTGATTTCATGGACATGGAAAAATCCGTCCTGGTGGTCGTCGACATCCAGGAACGGCTTGTCGGCGCCATCGATCCCGAACTGTATCGCATCGCGTTGAAAAACACGCAAATCTTGATCGAGGCGGCAGGAACCCTTTCCGTCCCGATCGTCGTGACCGAACAATACCCGAAGGGTCTCGGGCGCACCGTGGCCGAGGTCGAGCAAGCGCTCGAGGGCAAGCCGATCTCCCGATACGAGAAAAGCACCTTCAGCTGCGCTCGTGACGAGGGGTTCCTGTCCCATCTCGGTTCCCTGGGGAGGAAGCATGCGATCCTGGTCGGGATGGAAACCCACGTGTGCGTTTACCAGACCGCGATCGACCTGATGCGGGCCGGGTATTCCGTATTCGTCATCGACGACGCGGTGTCCTCCCGTTTCCGCCACAATTACGAGAGCGGACTCCGGTCGATGATCCACGCCGGGGCGGTGGTCTTCAGCACCGAGACCGCGCTGTTTTCCCTCCTGAAACGTGCCGGGACGCCCGAATTCAAGAAGATCTCGTCGCTGCTCAAATGA
- a CDS encoding DUF4124 domain-containing protein yields MPKTVRHGHIGIAGFAAVAVLFAGCPAFADIYKWVDDQGTMHFTDDPVSIPASKRDQSVPLIKEPPKDADNVAPETPPPATVQATPEPIPTDAGETRDEALAREIEQLKAKIAAKEALIKAVDDKRSQFPNPMRNRIVNTADMDLYKKYTVELPGDREHLQQLETQLQGSR; encoded by the coding sequence TTGCCGAAAACCGTCAGGCACGGACATATCGGAATCGCCGGATTCGCAGCAGTGGCGGTGCTGTTTGCCGGATGCCCCGCGTTCGCCGACATCTACAAGTGGGTCGACGACCAGGGAACCATGCATTTCACCGACGACCCCGTCTCGATCCCCGCGTCGAAACGGGATCAATCGGTCCCGCTCATCAAGGAGCCGCCGAAGGATGCGGATAACGTCGCGCCCGAGACGCCCCCTCCCGCCACGGTCCAGGCGACACCTGAGCCGATCCCGACCGATGCCGGCGAGACCAGGGACGAGGCGCTCGCCCGCGAGATCGAGCAGCTCAAGGCAAAGATCGCGGCCAAGGAAGCCCTCATCAAGGCAGTCGACGACAAACGCTCCCAGTTCCCCAACCCGATGCGGAACCGGATCGTGAATACGGCCGACATGGATCTCTATAAAAAATACACGGTAGAGCTCCCGGGCGATCGCGAGCATCTGCAACAGCTCGAGACGCAGCTTCAGGGGAGCCGCTGA
- a CDS encoding RluA family pseudouridine synthase yields the protein MQGRSIRLALERGEVSIDGRKGNKGDFVRAGQVVSVRSLAENTDWEPVPGDIPGASVVYSDESVAILDKPAGVQTEPVKVREAGTLSGYLLWRFPGRFGWCESAGGPLLSRLDRDTSGVVLGALTLEAYRFLLAERESGRLMKRYLCTVEGIFPGPAILKGVIETQGGERVRVRHDTPDPQSIYWTHVVPLQEEDGCTIVCARIVKGRRHQIRAHLAAAGFPIRGDGLYGNRETGDSIRLMLHAAEVTFNHPATGEPMTVSAPIPGVFGIQRLP from the coding sequence GTGCAGGGCAGGTCCATCCGCCTGGCGCTGGAACGGGGCGAAGTGTCGATCGACGGTCGAAAGGGGAACAAGGGCGACTTCGTTCGCGCGGGGCAGGTCGTTTCGGTCCGGAGCCTGGCCGAGAATACAGACTGGGAACCCGTCCCCGGGGATATCCCGGGCGCATCGGTCGTCTATAGCGACGAATCCGTCGCGATCCTCGACAAGCCGGCCGGGGTCCAGACCGAACCGGTCAAGGTCCGGGAAGCCGGGACGCTTTCCGGCTATCTCCTCTGGCGTTTTCCGGGGCGATTCGGGTGGTGCGAATCCGCGGGCGGGCCACTGCTTTCAAGGCTCGACCGGGATACCAGCGGGGTCGTCCTCGGGGCCTTGACGCTTGAGGCCTATCGATTTCTTCTCGCGGAGAGGGAGAGCGGACGTCTCATGAAGCGGTACCTTTGCACGGTAGAAGGAATATTCCCGGGGCCGGCCATCCTGAAGGGCGTCATCGAGACGCAGGGAGGGGAGCGGGTTCGCGTTCGGCACGATACGCCGGATCCGCAATCGATCTACTGGACCCATGTCGTCCCGTTGCAGGAGGAGGATGGCTGCACCATCGTGTGCGCCCGGATCGTCAAGGGGCGGCGTCACCAGATTCGCGCGCATCTCGCGGCCGCCGGCTTCCCGATCCGCGGCGATGGGCTCTACGGCAATCGTGAGACGGGAGACTCAATCCGGCTGATGCTGCATGCCGCGGAGGTGACCTTCAACCACCCGGCAACCGGGGAGCCGATGACGGTATCCGCACCGATTCCCGGGGTGTTCGGAATTCAGCGGCTCCCCTGA